Proteins from a genomic interval of Clostridium sp. 'deep sea':
- a CDS encoding MazG nucleotide pyrophosphohydrolase domain-containing protein gives MPKDLCFSDTLSMSKELWNLHKDEWSPMEPEYAKNFILYMVEEIGEVIAIVKKKSLHDVMANGQIREHLIEELADILMYYNDTLNRFNISAEELARVYTKKHNNNLKRDYKKNYEDFLAGNA, from the coding sequence ATGCCTAAAGATTTATGTTTTTCAGATACATTAAGTATGTCGAAAGAACTGTGGAATCTTCATAAAGATGAATGGTCTCCAATGGAGCCAGAATATGCTAAAAACTTTATACTTTATATGGTTGAAGAAATAGGAGAAGTTATTGCCATTGTAAAGAAAAAGTCCCTACATGATGTTATGGCTAATGGACAAATTAGAGAGCATTTAATAGAAGAGTTAGCTGATATACTAATGTATTATAATGATACTTTAAACAGATTTAATATTAGTGCAGAAGAATTAGCTAGAGTATACACAAAAAAACATAATAATAACTTAAAAAGAGATTACAAAAAAAACTATGAGGACTTTTTAGCTGGTAATGCATAG
- a CDS encoding YddF family protein has product MSYKSEYPVALFNGTVATTNGLYSIEDISITEAKKYLNHNGFESAIGHLATAELMADVFNKDIKMNRIQYKQQIGQVAIVFKLKQRPPEGIILNRKEIEDIGFNFKIMKRLK; this is encoded by the coding sequence ATGAGCTATAAAAGTGAGTATCCAGTAGCACTATTTAATGGTACAGTTGCTACTACAAATGGCTTATACTCAATTGAGGATATAAGCATAACTGAAGCTAAAAAATATCTAAACCACAATGGATTTGAATCTGCTATTGGTCATTTAGCTACTGCAGAGCTTATGGCAGATGTGTTTAATAAAGATATAAAAATGAATAGAATTCAATATAAACAACAGATTGGTCAAGTGGCTATCGTTTTTAAGTTAAAGCAACGTCCACCAGAGGGAATTATTTTAAACAGAAAAGAAATTGAGGATATAGGTTTTAATTTTAAGATAATGAAAAGATTAAAATAG
- a CDS encoding ABC transporter ATP-binding protein yields the protein MRLSVNNGCFSYIKNKPILQNLSLTLQEGKLLCVLGENGVGKTTFLNCLTGVLKWKSGYVSINGKKIEGISKEKDIAYVPQAHAVKFPYTALDMVCMGRTKHMGFFATPSKTDKEIALQSINNMGITHLAARQCSKMSGGQLQLVYIARALAGDPKLIILDEPEAHLDFKNQELIIQRIRKLVDDKKISCIMNTHSPVHALKVSDNTLLLGRNCIYDYGKTGDVLTEKNINRFFNVKTKIVDLDPLGIKTKAFVLLSDK from the coding sequence ATGAGATTGTCTGTAAACAATGGTTGTTTTAGCTATATAAAAAATAAACCAATATTACAAAATCTATCTTTAACTTTACAAGAGGGAAAACTTTTATGTGTTTTGGGTGAAAATGGAGTTGGAAAAACAACTTTTCTAAACTGTCTAACAGGAGTACTAAAATGGAAATCGGGGTATGTGTCGATAAACGGCAAAAAAATTGAAGGTATCTCAAAAGAGAAAGATATAGCTTATGTACCTCAAGCACATGCCGTAAAATTCCCCTATACTGCACTTGATATGGTCTGCATGGGTAGAACAAAACATATGGGTTTTTTTGCAACACCTTCAAAAACAGATAAAGAAATAGCATTGCAAAGTATTAATAATATGGGAATTACGCATCTTGCAGCAAGACAGTGTTCTAAAATGAGTGGTGGTCAACTTCAATTGGTTTATATTGCTAGAGCTTTGGCAGGGGATCCCAAGTTAATAATATTAGATGAGCCTGAAGCACATCTGGATTTTAAAAATCAAGAGCTTATTATCCAAAGAATAAGAAAACTGGTAGATGATAAAAAAATATCATGCATTATGAACACCCACAGTCCTGTACATGCCTTAAAAGTATCGGACAATACTTTGCTGCTTGGTCGTAATTGTATATATGACTACGGAAAAACAGGTGATGTTCTTACAGAAAAAAACATTAATAGGTTTTTTAATGTAAAAACAAAAATTGTTGATCTAGACCCTTTAGGAATTAAAACTAAGGCTTTTGTATTATTATCAGATAAGTAA
- a CDS encoding iron ABC transporter permease: MIVREEKRALTIIFISIILLVLVSFISLFLGRYSLSPLQVIKIINEKMTGVITNKTAYKVVWDIRLPRVFLNILVGAGLAASGAAFQGIFQNRLVSPDILGVSNGAGFGVALAMLLGSTLPFGVAPMAFVGGIVSVLITYSISKIKKDQSTLALVLSGIVVASFFSALISLIKLVADTESVLPSITYWLMGSFANVGYDKVVFALLFIGIGLLVLVLMRWKINVLSMGDEEAYTLGINPQKNRIIIIIACTIISATCVTVSGIIGWIGMIMPNICRECVTANNKHLLPASIVLGSLFMVTVDLIARCATAAEIPIGILTAIIGAPIFVFVFFKREGEKI; encoded by the coding sequence ATGATTGTTAGAGAAGAAAAAAGAGCATTAACTATAATTTTTATAAGTATCATATTATTAGTTTTGGTAAGTTTTATTTCTCTTTTTTTAGGCAGATATTCACTTTCACCTTTGCAAGTTATTAAAATAATTAATGAGAAAATGACAGGGGTAATTACAAATAAAACAGCCTATAAAGTTGTTTGGGATATAAGACTACCAAGAGTATTTTTGAATATTTTAGTAGGTGCAGGACTAGCAGCCTCTGGGGCTGCTTTTCAAGGCATATTTCAAAATAGATTGGTGAGCCCTGATATTTTAGGTGTTAGTAATGGAGCTGGATTTGGCGTAGCACTAGCTATGCTTTTGGGCTCTACATTACCCTTTGGGGTAGCTCCTATGGCTTTTGTGGGAGGTATTGTTAGTGTATTAATCACATACTCAATATCAAAAATAAAAAAGGACCAATCAACTTTGGCGTTAGTGTTATCGGGAATAGTTGTAGCCTCTTTTTTCAGCGCCCTAATTTCATTAATAAAACTAGTTGCTGATACAGAATCAGTATTGCCTTCAATTACCTATTGGCTGATGGGTAGTTTTGCAAATGTTGGTTATGATAAAGTAGTTTTTGCTTTATTATTTATAGGTATTGGATTATTGGTGTTAGTATTAATGCGCTGGAAAATCAATGTTTTATCAATGGGAGATGAAGAGGCCTATACCTTAGGTATAAATCCACAAAAAAATAGAATTATTATTATTATTGCCTGTACAATTATTAGTGCTACCTGTGTAACTGTATCAGGCATAATAGGATGGATAGGAATGATAATGCCAAATATCTGTAGAGAATGTGTTACTGCAAATAATAAACACCTGTTACCAGCTTCTATTGTGTTGGGTTCCTTATTTATGGTTACTGTAGATTTAATTGCTCGTTGTGCTACAGCAGCTGAGATACCTATAGGTATATTAACTGCAATTATTGGTGCTCCAATCTTTGTATTTGTCTTTTTCAAAAGGGAAGGAGAAAAAATATGA
- a CDS encoding class I SAM-dependent methyltransferase: MKSAIKMPQYSAEMFLRKSYELLETELMYASIDLDIYKYLKSPISLDKLELQTGYHKRNLELMLNALTSMNFLIKKDGKYSSTPETNYYLNSNSEMFLGDHILYWRDMTNLGDLVSLVKHGPKEKKFNDDNGSDFFDFRSMGQGARNTMYLGRVQNFISIIKRLFKVNDEFSVFDMGGGSGLLSIEIARNFPNSKAVIFDQPQVIELTTEIIKEYKMEDRVKTQSGNFVKDSFNSKYNLIIASGVLDFVGDIDVMIKKLKDSLTDDGYIFISTHGINEEFTGPKTYILGWLASHLNGLNILKPDSTVKKAIKNAKLEIVLKDESGLRYVVRKKRE, encoded by the coding sequence TTGAAAAGTGCAATTAAAATGCCACAATATAGTGCTGAGATGTTTTTACGCAAATCATACGAACTACTTGAAACAGAATTAATGTATGCTAGTATTGACTTGGATATATATAAATATTTAAAATCGCCCATTTCTTTAGATAAGCTAGAATTACAAACGGGATATCACAAAAGAAACCTAGAATTAATGCTTAACGCATTAACTTCAATGAATTTTTTAATAAAGAAGGATGGTAAATATTCGAGTACGCCAGAAACCAATTATTATCTTAACTCTAATAGTGAAATGTTTTTAGGAGATCATATTTTATACTGGAGAGATATGACCAATCTCGGAGACCTTGTCTCTTTAGTAAAACATGGTCCAAAAGAGAAAAAGTTTAATGATGATAATGGCTCTGATTTTTTTGATTTTAGATCTATGGGACAAGGTGCAAGAAACACCATGTACTTAGGCAGAGTACAAAACTTTATCTCAATTATAAAGCGATTGTTTAAGGTAAATGATGAATTTAGTGTTTTTGATATGGGCGGTGGCTCAGGATTACTGTCTATTGAAATAGCCAGAAATTTTCCAAACTCAAAAGCGGTTATTTTTGATCAACCCCAAGTAATTGAATTAACAACTGAAATTATTAAAGAGTATAAAATGGAAGATAGAGTAAAAACTCAATCAGGCAATTTTGTTAAAGATTCTTTTAACAGTAAATATAATTTAATCATAGCTTCTGGAGTATTAGATTTTGTTGGTGATATAGATGTAATGATAAAAAAACTTAAAGATAGCCTTACAGATGATGGATATATTTTTATTAGCACTCATGGCATTAATGAAGAATTTACCGGACCTAAAACTTACATTTTAGGTTGGTTAGCTAGTCATTTAAACGGTCTTAATATTTTAAAACCAGATTCAACAGTTAAAAAAGCAATAAAAAATGCAAAATTAGAGATTGTTCTTAAAGATGAAAGCGGCTTACGTTATGTGGTAAGGAAAAAAAGAGAATGA
- a CDS encoding ABC transporter substrate-binding protein has product MKRKLLIVMIIALISCMALAGCNKVAHEKGASVPEHNNTRTITDLSGQEVVLPAASELNKVIIIAPPLLATYANVVKDTEKLVGVHPRCISDANQELLKLVVPNYKSINTSFLKGFTSNAEEILKMAPDVILVYGDFQKKGLENIDIPIVDFFIKNPKNEDWSVQIDSLMREVFEITEQNTLQKEWDKANEIVNEALKNIKDEDKKLAIMVRSNSEEMFTVRGGNYYGDDWLVKTGLINAAKDLKEDGAQISMEQLYEWNPEVVYDFLGADADKYLANEIKGQDWDSVKAYENKQIYHMPEGMFNWGSPNVDSPLTLIWMTMKNYPDLIEEEFFNNYMKQYYKRQYNIDLTDELMKSILNPQK; this is encoded by the coding sequence ATGAAAAGAAAACTCTTAATAGTAATGATTATTGCTCTTATTTCTTGTATGGCATTGGCGGGTTGTAATAAAGTAGCCCATGAAAAAGGAGCTAGTGTACCAGAGCACAACAATACTAGAACAATCACTGATTTATCAGGGCAAGAAGTAGTATTGCCTGCTGCCAGTGAACTTAATAAAGTTATTATAATAGCTCCACCATTGTTAGCAACGTATGCAAATGTTGTTAAAGATACCGAAAAACTCGTTGGTGTACATCCCCGCTGTATAAGCGATGCAAATCAAGAACTGCTAAAACTTGTTGTTCCTAATTATAAATCAATAAATACAAGTTTTTTAAAGGGCTTTACTTCAAATGCAGAAGAGATATTAAAAATGGCTCCAGATGTAATACTTGTTTATGGGGATTTTCAGAAAAAAGGCTTAGAAAATATTGATATTCCGATAGTAGACTTTTTTATAAAAAATCCCAAAAATGAGGATTGGTCAGTTCAAATAGATAGCCTAATGAGAGAAGTTTTTGAAATTACAGAGCAAAATACATTACAAAAAGAATGGGATAAGGCAAATGAAATAGTTAATGAGGCCTTAAAAAATATCAAAGATGAAGATAAAAAATTAGCAATAATGGTACGAAGCAATAGTGAAGAAATGTTTACTGTAAGAGGTGGAAACTATTATGGTGACGATTGGCTAGTAAAAACAGGTCTTATAAACGCTGCCAAAGATTTAAAAGAAGATGGTGCTCAAATTTCTATGGAGCAATTATATGAATGGAATCCAGAGGTAGTTTATGATTTTCTTGGTGCTGATGCAGATAAGTATTTAGCAAACGAAATCAAAGGACAAGATTGGGATAGTGTAAAAGCATATGAAAATAAGCAAATATACCATATGCCAGAAGGAATGTTTAATTGGGGATCTCCTAATGTTGATTCACCACTCACTTTAATATGGATGACTATGAAGAACTATCCTGATTTGATTGAAGAAGAGTTTTTTAATAATTATATGAAACAGTATTATAAAAGGCAGTACAATATTGATTTAACAGATGAGTTGATGAAGTCAATACTTAATCCTCAAAAATAG
- a CDS encoding RNA polymerase sigma factor, translating into MTKIDLSCNEIIENYSDMVYRIAISQVGNKNDADDIYQEVFLQLIRHISSLKSEKHVKYWLIRTTINKCKNHLSSFWRNNITETDLNSFTNNNTEVDDVYYLVLALKPKFKSVVYLHYYEGYKIDEIALILKSRPGTIKSRLYKARNILKKQIAKGD; encoded by the coding sequence ATGACGAAAATAGATTTGTCATGTAATGAAATTATAGAGAATTATTCAGATATGGTTTACCGGATAGCCATATCTCAAGTTGGAAATAAAAATGATGCTGACGATATATACCAAGAAGTGTTTTTACAGCTTATTCGTCATATCAGCTCATTAAAAAGTGAGAAACATGTGAAGTATTGGCTAATAAGAACAACAATAAATAAATGTAAAAATCACCTTAGCTCGTTTTGGAGAAATAACATAACTGAAACTGATTTAAACAGTTTTACTAATAATAATACTGAGGTTGATGATGTTTATTATTTGGTATTAGCCCTAAAACCTAAGTTTAAAAGTGTTGTATACCTGCATTATTATGAGGGATATAAAATTGATGAAATTGCTTTAATACTAAAATCAAGACCTGGAACAATTAAATCTAGATTATATAAAGCAAGAAATATCTTGAAAAAACAAATTGCAAAAGGAGATTAA
- a CDS encoding GNAT family N-acetyltransferase → MENEIVFECRELAMADLTSDLLKNFDRFQVTTRAWYKTNDIHIINDISFTDDWDNKKKSKIVRELKKCIEHGGFVIGAYSNNTLAGFAAVEGVFFGEKNTYIELSFLHTTKDLRGYGIGSELFNLCCVKAKFMGANKLYIGAHPSVKSQKFYKRHGCVYATEINKKILKKEPLDIQLEKTL, encoded by the coding sequence ATGGAAAATGAGATTGTATTTGAATGTAGAGAGCTAGCTATGGCAGATCTAACTAGCGATTTATTAAAAAATTTTGATCGGTTTCAAGTAACCACTAGGGCTTGGTATAAAACTAATGATATTCATATAATTAATGACATAAGCTTTACCGATGATTGGGATAATAAAAAAAAATCAAAAATAGTTAGAGAGTTAAAAAAATGTATTGAACATGGTGGCTTTGTTATTGGGGCGTACAGCAACAATACTTTAGCAGGATTTGCAGCGGTTGAGGGTGTTTTTTTTGGTGAAAAGAATACTTATATAGAGTTAAGCTTCCTGCATACCACTAAGGATTTACGAGGATATGGAATAGGCTCTGAGTTATTTAATTTATGCTGTGTTAAAGCAAAATTTATGGGAGCAAACAAACTATATATAGGGGCACATCCATCAGTAAAAAGTCAAAAATTTTATAAAAGACATGGCTGTGTATATGCTACTGAAATAAACAAAAAAATATTAAAAAAAGAACCTTTAGATATTCAATTAGAAAAAACGCTATAA
- a CDS encoding lytic transglycosylase domain-containing protein codes for MIKTFYSKIRIALALIILLVIIAVLVTSQFFWKVLYPIPYKDIIWQHATETGLDPYFIASIIRTESNFVPRALSKSGAIGLMQLMPNTAKWVADKVELKIAKNEDLYDPNTNIKLGTFYIKHLLNKYNNNTAMALAAYNSGMGRVKEWINEGIWNGSISTANEIPYDETRHFVRKVLRSYEVYTSLYGR; via the coding sequence TTGATAAAAACTTTTTACTCAAAAATTAGAATAGCATTAGCATTGATAATACTGCTTGTAATAATAGCAGTATTAGTTACATCACAATTTTTTTGGAAAGTTCTATACCCTATACCGTATAAAGATATTATTTGGCAGCATGCAACAGAGACTGGACTTGATCCATATTTTATTGCCTCTATAATAAGAACAGAGAGTAATTTTGTACCTAGAGCATTATCTAAAAGTGGAGCGATAGGGCTTATGCAACTAATGCCTAATACCGCTAAATGGGTGGCAGATAAAGTAGAATTAAAAATAGCAAAAAACGAAGATTTATATGATCCAAATACTAATATAAAACTAGGAACTTTCTATATAAAACATCTCTTAAACAAATATAATAACAATACTGCAATGGCTTTGGCTGCTTATAATTCAGGTATGGGTAGGGTGAAAGAGTGGATCAATGAAGGAATTTGGAATGGTTCTATATCAACAGCCAATGAAATACCGTATGATGAAACCCGCCACTTTGTAAGAAAAGTATTAAGGTCTTACGAAGTTTACACTAGTTTGTATGGGCGTTAA
- the coaE gene encoding dephospho-CoA kinase (Dephospho-CoA kinase (CoaE) performs the final step in coenzyme A biosynthesis.) encodes MIKIGLTGGIATGKSTVVNFLKQKKIAIIDCDILAKQAVALNKPAYYQVVAYFGTDILQQNKEINRGKLGSIVFNDKQKRKALEQIIHKQVLRDVNELLLSYNSEQIVVIDIPLLFEAKLEYLVDEIWVVYCAFDQQLTRLMQRNNYSKAEAKARINAQMPIDFKKQHADIVLDNSSTISKLLLQVEIRLNELTKNGEKS; translated from the coding sequence ATGATTAAAATAGGTTTAACTGGTGGAATAGCAACTGGTAAATCAACAGTTGTAAATTTTCTCAAGCAAAAAAAAATAGCAATAATTGATTGTGATATACTAGCAAAACAAGCCGTAGCTTTAAACAAACCAGCTTACTACCAAGTAGTAGCTTATTTTGGTACAGATATTTTACAACAAAATAAAGAAATAAATAGAGGCAAATTAGGAAGTATTGTATTTAATGACAAACAAAAAAGAAAAGCGTTAGAGCAAATTATTCATAAACAGGTACTTAGAGACGTAAATGAGCTACTTCTATCATATAATAGTGAACAGATAGTAGTTATAGACATACCTTTATTGTTTGAGGCTAAGCTTGAGTACTTGGTTGACGAAATATGGGTAGTGTATTGCGCTTTTGATCAGCAGTTAACAAGGCTTATGCAGCGTAATAATTATAGCAAGGCTGAGGCAAAAGCAAGAATTAACGCTCAAATGCCCATAGACTTTAAAAAACAGCATGCAGACATAGTATTAGATAATAGTAGTACTATTTCAAAATTGCTTTTACAGGTTGAAATTAGACTTAATGAATTAACTAAAAATGGAGAAAAATCTTGA
- the mutM gene encoding DNA-formamidopyrimidine glycosylase, with protein MPELPEVETIRRSLLPLLKGKKIKSAKLTHAKLLKNAEAHLFSELLQDRIFESINRRGKYLMFHLDKDLRLLVHLRMTGQLRFEDPETELKKHNHFIIDLDNGKQLRFVDVRKFGMLYIGDEDEVSKSSGWHRLGPEPLAEQFTFECFNEILNKQRKRNIKALLLDQHMIAGLGNIYTDEALFRASIHPLSTAGKIPEQKRRALHQSIKDVLNDGIEHRGTTLNDYVDGFGKTGSFQFLLQVYGRKNELCLTCGHPIDRIKVAGRSTHFCEICQERYN; from the coding sequence ATGCCAGAATTACCAGAAGTAGAAACGATCAGAAGATCATTATTGCCTTTATTAAAAGGTAAAAAAATAAAATCAGCAAAACTCACTCATGCTAAATTACTAAAAAATGCAGAGGCACATCTTTTTAGTGAATTATTACAAGATAGAATATTTGAGTCAATTAATCGCCGTGGAAAATATTTAATGTTTCACCTCGATAAAGATTTAAGGCTATTAGTACACCTACGCATGACTGGTCAACTAAGATTTGAAGACCCCGAAACAGAGCTTAAAAAGCATAATCATTTTATTATAGATTTAGACAATGGTAAACAACTTAGATTTGTAGACGTAAGAAAGTTTGGCATGCTTTACATTGGAGATGAAGATGAAGTAAGCAAAAGCTCAGGTTGGCATCGACTTGGCCCAGAACCTTTAGCTGAGCAGTTTACATTTGAGTGCTTTAATGAAATCCTCAATAAACAAAGAAAACGAAATATTAAAGCTCTTTTACTCGATCAACACATGATAGCAGGATTAGGTAACATTTATACTGATGAAGCCTTATTTAGAGCCAGTATACACCCCTTAAGTACAGCAGGTAAAATACCAGAGCAAAAAAGAAGAGCTTTGCATCAATCCATCAAAGATGTATTAAATGATGGAATAGAGCATAGAGGAACAACTCTAAATGACTATGTTGATGGGTTTGGCAAAACAGGTAGTTTTCAATTTTTGTTACAAGTGTATGGTCGAAAAAATGAACTATGTTTAACCTGTGGACATCCTATAGATAGAATAAAAGTCGCGGGCAGAAGTACTCATTTTTGTGAGATATGTCAAGAGAGATATAACTAG
- the polA gene encoding DNA polymerase I: MKKLVLIDGHSLAFRAFYALPLSMQTASGIFTNASYGFTSMLKKIYKDIQPDYIIVAFDKSKTTFRNEIFADYKGTRGKMPDELHEQIEYIEQLLDAHNIKQIKLEGYEADDIIGTISKVAEQKGDIQTIIITGDRDLYQLVDKNTAVYYTKKGISDIDEMNLNAIKTKYGITPQQLIDVKALMGDKSDNIPGVPGVGEKTALKLITEYHNIEEVYNNIDKVKGKALPKKLADNKELAFMSYKLAKIDRKAPVDFEWLDIEVNEVNTNELYKLYTKLEFNKFLQDLNQNEQLNEKIEDLKELQVIIVNKENEIELLNNINCLSFFLNPDTDQLYVIDNNKLYQFNTDIWQSKQWVDVLTNVNIKKVTHGLKQAVHYFNKVNIEIKGIIFDTELAGYVLDPTSAKYSLPLLISKYLPEKNISIQALNQSLLQAVSYIPDLYMVMSKKIEELFLNELYCEVELPLATVLAQVEENGISVDSNVLKDMATELNIRINQLTTKIYDLAGEEFNINSPKQLGLILFDKLGLPVIKKTKTGYSTSQEVLETLALEHELPALIIHYRQLAKLKSTYVDGLITLITEQGKIHTTFNQTVTATGRLSSTEPNLQNIPIRLEEGRRIRRAFVPSTDYDFLLAADYSQIELRILAHMSGDPILTDSFTKNEDIHTRTASEVFNVTTDKVDREMRARAKAVNFGIVYGMSDYGLARDIKVSRKEAAVYINNYFERYKAVRAYLDQTVVDAKSNGYVETILNRRRYLPNINSRNYHQRSFAERIATNTPIQGSAADLIKLAMVRLQHALLKGKYKSRMLLQVHDELILEVTKEELPEIADLLEKTMKNAMQLSVPIKVDVKVGVNWYQMEEYKCQNYQK; the protein is encoded by the coding sequence ATGAAAAAATTAGTATTAATTGATGGACACAGCTTAGCATTTAGAGCCTTTTATGCTTTGCCTTTATCTATGCAAACAGCATCTGGCATATTTACAAATGCAAGCTATGGATTTACAAGTATGCTCAAAAAAATATATAAAGATATACAGCCAGATTATATTATTGTAGCTTTTGATAAAAGTAAAACAACGTTTAGAAACGAAATTTTTGCAGATTACAAAGGAACACGTGGCAAAATGCCAGATGAGTTACATGAGCAAATTGAATACATTGAGCAATTACTAGATGCCCATAACATTAAACAAATTAAACTAGAGGGTTATGAAGCAGACGATATAATTGGTACTATTTCGAAGGTGGCTGAGCAAAAAGGAGATATTCAAACAATTATTATTACTGGTGATCGAGATTTATACCAGTTGGTAGACAAAAACACAGCTGTATACTATACCAAAAAAGGCATAAGCGATATTGACGAAATGAACCTTAATGCTATTAAAACTAAATATGGTATAACGCCTCAGCAGTTAATAGATGTAAAGGCGTTAATGGGAGATAAGTCAGATAACATACCAGGGGTACCTGGTGTGGGTGAAAAAACTGCTTTAAAACTAATAACTGAATATCACAACATAGAAGAGGTTTACAACAATATAGATAAAGTTAAAGGCAAGGCATTACCTAAAAAACTAGCCGATAATAAAGAGTTGGCCTTTATGAGTTATAAATTAGCTAAAATTGACAGAAAAGCTCCTGTGGATTTTGAATGGTTAGACATTGAGGTGAACGAAGTTAATACAAATGAACTTTATAAATTATATACAAAACTAGAGTTTAATAAATTTCTGCAAGACTTAAACCAAAATGAGCAACTTAATGAAAAAATAGAAGACTTAAAAGAGTTGCAAGTTATAATTGTTAATAAAGAAAATGAAATTGAGCTCTTAAATAATATAAATTGTTTAAGCTTTTTTCTAAACCCTGATACCGACCAACTTTATGTAATTGATAACAATAAATTATACCAGTTCAATACTGATATTTGGCAGTCAAAACAGTGGGTTGATGTGTTAACTAATGTAAATATTAAAAAAGTCACCCATGGATTAAAGCAAGCTGTACATTATTTTAATAAAGTAAATATTGAAATTAAGGGTATTATTTTTGATACAGAGTTAGCTGGCTACGTACTTGACCCAACCTCTGCCAAATACAGTTTACCACTCTTAATTTCAAAGTACTTACCAGAGAAAAATATAAGTATTCAGGCATTAAACCAATCGCTATTACAAGCAGTAAGTTATATACCTGACTTGTACATGGTAATGAGTAAAAAAATTGAAGAATTATTTTTAAACGAGCTATACTGTGAGGTGGAGTTACCTTTAGCAACTGTTTTAGCTCAAGTAGAAGAGAATGGAATTTCAGTAGACAGTAATGTATTAAAAGATATGGCTACCGAACTTAATATACGCATAAATCAGCTAACAACCAAAATATATGATTTAGCTGGAGAAGAGTTTAATATTAACTCACCCAAACAATTGGGATTAATATTATTTGATAAACTAGGCTTACCCGTTATTAAAAAAACAAAAACTGGGTACTCTACCTCACAAGAGGTGCTTGAAACATTAGCTTTAGAGCATGAGCTACCAGCTTTAATAATCCATTATCGTCAATTAGCTAAGTTAAAATCAACTTATGTAGATGGTTTAATTACCTTAATTACTGAACAAGGAAAAATTCATACTACCTTTAATCAAACTGTTACAGCAACAGGTAGATTAAGCAGTACAGAACCAAATCTTCAAAATATTCCTATAAGATTAGAAGAAGGTCGTAGAATAAGAAGAGCTTTTGTTCCAAGCACTGATTATGATTTTTTATTAGCAGCCGATTACTCTCAAATTGAGCTAAGAATACTTGCCCATATGTCAGGAGACCCTATTTTAACGGATTCCTTTACTAAGAATGAGGATATTCATACTCGTACTGCATCCGAAGTATTTAATGTAACTACAGATAAAGTAGATAGAGAAATGCGTGCTAGAGCTAAGGCAGTAAATTTTGGCATTGTATATGGTATGAGCGACTATGGTTTGGCAAGAGATATTAAGGTATCACGTAAAGAAGCTGCAGTGTATATAAATAACTATTTCGAAAGATATAAAGCAGTAAGAGCTTATTTAGATCAAACAGTAGTAGATGCAAAAAGCAATGGCTATGTAGAAACCATTTTAAACAGAAGAAGGTATTTACCTAATATTAATAGTCGTAATTATCATCAGCGATCGTTTGCTGAGCGTATTGCAACAAATACTCCTATTCAAGGTAGTGCTGCTGACTTAATAAAACTAGCTATGGTTAGGTTACAGCACGCATTATTAAAAGGCAAATATAAAAGTAGAATGTTACTACAAGTACATGATGAATTAATATTAGAGGTTACAAAAGAAGAGTTACCGGAGATAGCAGATCTTTTAGAAAAAACTATGAAAAATGCAATGCAGTTAAGTGTGCCAATTAAAGTAGATGTTAAGGTTGGCGTTAATTGGTATCAAATGGAGGAATATAAATGCCAGAATTACCAGAAGTAG